Proteins co-encoded in one Arachis hypogaea cultivar Tifrunner chromosome 13, arahy.Tifrunner.gnm2.J5K5, whole genome shotgun sequence genomic window:
- the LOC112792763 gene encoding exonuclease 1-like isoform X3: MGIQGLLPQLKSIMAPIHIKELEGCCVAVDTYSWLHKGALSCSTHLCKNIPTTRHIEYCMHRVNLLRHFGINPILVFDGGLLPMKAEQENKRARVRKENFARAVEHESNGNNTAAFECYQKAVDISPLIARDLIQVLRQENVQYIVAPYEADAQMAFLAISGQVDAVITEDSDLIPFGCPRIIFKMDKFGQGVEFRYSMLQKNKELCFEGFDRQMLLEMCILSGCDYLQSLPGMGLKRAHAIIKRFKSYDKVLKHLRYSGVSVPPLYEESFRKAILTFHFQRVYDPINENVIHLSNIPDDIGDELDFLGPYPSILRGSVTMLYPYSTALLYSII; encoded by the exons ATGGGAATACAGGGTTTGTTGCCGCAGTTGAAATCGATAATGGCTCCGATTCACATAAAGGAGCTTGAGGGGTGCTGTGTTGCGGTGGACACATATTCATGGCTCCACAAAGGCGCACTCTCTTGCAGCACCCACCTCTGCAAAAACATTCCCACAACCAG GCACATTGAGTATTGCATGCATAGAGTGAATTTGCTGCGCCATTTTGGTATTAACCCCATTCTTGTATTTGACGGTGGACTTCTACCCATGAAGGCCGAACAAGAGAATAAGCGTGCCAG GGTAAGAAAGGAAAATTTTGCACGAGCTGTTGAACATGAGTCAAATGGAAATAACACTGCTGCTTTTGAGTGCTACCAGAAAGCTGTTGATATTTCACCTCTCATTGCGCGCGACCTAATTCAG GTATTGAGGCAGGAGAATGTGCAATATATTGTAGCTCCTTATGAGGCTGATGCTCAGATGGCTTTCTTGGCCATTAGTGGACAGGTTGATGCAGTTATAACTGAAGATTCTGATCTTATACCATTTGGATGCCCAAGG ATTATCTTCAAAATGGACAAGTTTGGACAAGGAGTTGAGTTTCGGTACTCCATGTTACAGAAGAATAAGGAGCTTTGTTTTGAAGGATTTGACAGGCAAATGCTTCTCGAAATGTGTATCTTGAGTGGCTGCGACTATCTTCAGTCCTTGCCAGGTATGGGCCTGAAAAGAGCTCATGCAATcattaaaagatttaaaagttaTGACAAG GTTCTTAAGCACTTGAGATACAGTGGTGTTTCTGTGCCTCCCTTATACGAAGAGTCGTTCAGGAAGGCTATATTGACTTTCCACTTTCAACGGGTGTATGATCCAATTAATGAAAACGTTATTCATTTATCGAATATACCTGATGATATTGGTGACGAGTTAGATTTTTTAGGCCCATATCCTTCAATTTTAAGGGGTTCTGTTACCATGTTATATCCGTATAGCACTGCTCTGTTATATTCAATTATCTGA
- the LOC112792763 gene encoding exonuclease 1-like isoform X2, with amino-acid sequence MPFEGAILNPGLATAGTSQFKTIHSESVKKKIDLPVQKNLLTKYFCFASVEAKRNFRAPRVQPTPANHGTFDSSFVNSMDHETSEATASKTKNSAATLVDSENSDPDSSPPPANDFIENSLATNFFEYMKSPSHVSMVGERNRSPENTALRQVRQPIHKPCVGLHKEHEHTLVQDTIESKTKEVTRKVIVRSAYFQHNKVEKNDYDDKQAHPSEAGTLIGEKKNSISDGDSSGNLVKNKDLKRKTSPNDNIQNENLQPRSICPTSPPHDNDGKNNNGEEKFGVNISHLGHYSEIAEKSVERFASVISSFRCSSGSRASGLRAPLRDVRNSCNNRPTNVDFGQYAYVSKQRKTSRTKLD; translated from the exons ATGCCATTTGAG GGGGCGATTCTTAATCCCGGGTTAGCAACTGCTGGAACTTCACAATTTAAAACTATTCATTCTGAAAGTGTGAAGAAAAAGATTGATCTGCCTGTGCAAAAGAATCTCTTGACTAAGTATTTTT GTTTTGCATCTGTTGAAGCAAAAAGGAATTTCAGAGCACCTCGGGTACAACCCACCCCTGCTAATCATGGTACATTTGATTCCTCTTTTGTCAATTCTATGGATCACGAAACTTCAGAGGCTACAGCTAGCAAGACAAAGAACTCCGCTGCCACTTTAGTTGACTCCGAGAATTCGGACCCTGACAGTAGCCCTCCTCCTGCAAATGACTTT atTGAAAACAGCTTAGCAACCAATTTTTTTGAGTATATGAAATCTCCATCTCATG TTTCTATGGTGGGTGAAAGAAACAGAAGTCCTGAAAATACAGCACTACGACAAGTTAGGCAGCCAATTCATAAACCCTGTGTGGGGTTGCATAAGGAGCATGAGCATACACTTGTTCAAGACACGATTGAGTCAAAAACCAAGGAGGTTACAAGAAAGGTAATTGTAAGGAGTGCTTATTTTCAGCACAACAAAGTAGAAAAGAATGATTATGATGATAAACAAGCTCACCCGTCTGAAGCTGGCACTTTAATTGGTGAGAAAAAAAATTCCATATCCGACGGTGATTCAAGTGGCAATCTTGTGAAGAATAAAGACTTGAAGAGGAAAACCTCCCCTAATGACAACATTCAAAAT GAAAATTTGCAACCGAGGTCTATTTGTCCTACATCACCCCCTCATGATAATG ATGGAAAAAATAATAACGGTGAAGAGAAATTCGGTGTAAACATTTCCCATCTAGGCCATTATTCAGAAATAGCTGAGAAATCTGTAGAAAGATTTGCCTCCGTGATCTCATCCTTCAGATGCTCTTCTGGCTCTCGTGCCAGTGGTCTCCGTGCTCCTCTAAGAGATGTTCGGAACAGTTGCAATAACAG GCCAACAAATGTGGATTTCGGACAATATGCATACGTGTCAAAACAAAGGAAGACCAGCAGAACTAAACTTGATTGA
- the LOC112792763 gene encoding exonuclease 1-like isoform X1, with product MPFEGAILNPGLATAGTSQFKTIHSESVKKKIDLPVQKNLLTKYFCFASVEAKRNFRAPRVQPTPANHGTFDSSFVNSMDHETSEATASKTKNSAATLVDSENSDPDSSPPPANDFIENSLATNFFEYMKSPSHVSMVGERNRSPENTALRQVRQPIHKPCVGLHKEHEHTLVQDTIESKTKEVTRKVIVRSAYFQHNKVEKNDYDDKQAHPSEAGTLIGEKKNSISDGDSSGNLVKNKDLKRKTSPNDNIQNENLQPRSICPTSPPHDNGYSDHNVDTPDGKNNNGEEKFGVNISHLGHYSEIAEKSVERFASVISSFRCSSGSRASGLRAPLRDVRNSCNNRPTNVDFGQYAYVSKQRKTSRTKLD from the exons ATGCCATTTGAG GGGGCGATTCTTAATCCCGGGTTAGCAACTGCTGGAACTTCACAATTTAAAACTATTCATTCTGAAAGTGTGAAGAAAAAGATTGATCTGCCTGTGCAAAAGAATCTCTTGACTAAGTATTTTT GTTTTGCATCTGTTGAAGCAAAAAGGAATTTCAGAGCACCTCGGGTACAACCCACCCCTGCTAATCATGGTACATTTGATTCCTCTTTTGTCAATTCTATGGATCACGAAACTTCAGAGGCTACAGCTAGCAAGACAAAGAACTCCGCTGCCACTTTAGTTGACTCCGAGAATTCGGACCCTGACAGTAGCCCTCCTCCTGCAAATGACTTT atTGAAAACAGCTTAGCAACCAATTTTTTTGAGTATATGAAATCTCCATCTCATG TTTCTATGGTGGGTGAAAGAAACAGAAGTCCTGAAAATACAGCACTACGACAAGTTAGGCAGCCAATTCATAAACCCTGTGTGGGGTTGCATAAGGAGCATGAGCATACACTTGTTCAAGACACGATTGAGTCAAAAACCAAGGAGGTTACAAGAAAGGTAATTGTAAGGAGTGCTTATTTTCAGCACAACAAAGTAGAAAAGAATGATTATGATGATAAACAAGCTCACCCGTCTGAAGCTGGCACTTTAATTGGTGAGAAAAAAAATTCCATATCCGACGGTGATTCAAGTGGCAATCTTGTGAAGAATAAAGACTTGAAGAGGAAAACCTCCCCTAATGACAACATTCAAAAT GAAAATTTGCAACCGAGGTCTATTTGTCCTACATCACCCCCTCATGATAATG GTTACTCTGATCACAATGTTGATACACCAGATGGAAAAAATAATAACGGTGAAGAGAAATTCGGTGTAAACATTTCCCATCTAGGCCATTATTCAGAAATAGCTGAGAAATCTGTAGAAAGATTTGCCTCCGTGATCTCATCCTTCAGATGCTCTTCTGGCTCTCGTGCCAGTGGTCTCCGTGCTCCTCTAAGAGATGTTCGGAACAGTTGCAATAACAG GCCAACAAATGTGGATTTCGGACAATATGCATACGTGTCAAAACAAAGGAAGACCAGCAGAACTAAACTTGATTGA